AGACGCTCTACACCTGCTGCCCAGCCACATCCCGGAGTATCTGGGCCGCCCATGATCGAAACCAATGCATCATACCTACCACCGGCAAGAACCGTGTTCTGAGCGCCCAGCGCCTCGGTGGTGAATTCGAATACGGTATGGCAATAATAGTCCAGTCCGCGTACCAGTCGAGGGTTAAGATAGAAACTTATCCCTAGCGTGGCAAGGCCTTCTTTTACTGACGCAAAGAATTCTGCGGCTTCCGTGGTAAAATAGTCACTGTTTACCGGTGCATTTTCAATGACTTTGCGATCGCCTTCATCCTTAGAGTCTAAAATACGCAGAGGGTTTGCTTCCAGACGCTTCACGCTGTCTTCGGATAATTTATGGCGATGCTCTGTAAAATACGCCACCAATGCCTCACGGTAATTACTCCTGCTTTGCGGGTCGCCCAGCGTATTAATTTCCAGCTGCACTTTATCTTCTAATCCCAGCGATTTCAGCACATGAAATGCCATTGCAATCATCTCTACGTCTCCGCTTGGCTCTGGAACGCCCAGCAACTCTGCGCCAATTTGGTGAAACTGGCGCTGACGGCCTTTTTGTGGGCGCTCATAACGAAAGGCAGGGCCGTGATAAAAATATTTTAACGGCACCTGATCTTTTAGCCCGTGGCTGATAAAAGCGCGGGCAATACCGGCGGTAAACTCTGGGCGGAGTGTAATGCTTTCTCCACCACGGTCTTCAAAACTATAGGTTTCTTTGCTCACTACGTCGGAGCTGTCCCCTAAGGTGCGCTTAAACACATCGGTGAACTCAAAAATCGGGGTCATCATGCTTTCATAGCCATAACACTCAGCAACGTTGCGTGCGGTTTCGGCCACATGGCGATGCTGGCGGAAATCTTCCGGCAGCAAATCATGGGTTCCGCGTACAGGCTGCAATTGTTTAGACATCAATTTTCCTTAGGCTTGTTCGGTTTTGCGCGCATAGCTTTGCGCGACATATTCTTCAATAATGGCTTCAAATTCATCGGCGATTGTATCGCCACGTAGCGTTACCGTCTTTTTACCATCTACAAATACCGGCGCAACGGGAGATTCACCTGTTCCGGGTAAAGATATACCAATATTAGCGTGTTTGCTCTCGCCTGGGCCATTTACAATGCACCCCATAACGGCAACATCCATTGACTCCACCCCTTCAAATTCCTGTCGCCAACGTGGCATAGAACTACGCAGATAGCGTTGAATCTGGTCGGCAAGCTCCTGAAAATAGGTGCTGGTGGTACGGCCACAACCCGGGCAGCTTGTAACCAGCGGCGTAAATGCGCGCAGCCCCATGGTTTGCAGGATTTCCTGTGCCACCTGCACTTCCAGTGTACGATCCCCATTCGGTTCAGGTGTGAGTGATACTCGAATTGTATCGCCTATGCCTTGCTGCAACAAAATTGCCAGCGCGGCGGTGGATGCTACGATGCCCTTACTGCCCATGCCGGCTTCGGTAAGCCCCAAATGCAATGGATACGCACATTGCGCGGCCAAGCGACTATACACATCTACCAAATCCTGCACACGGCTTACTTTACACGATAAAATGATTTTGTTGTTTGCCAATCCAATGGCTTCGGCCATTTGCGCGCTTTGTAATGCCGAAGTAATAAGCGCATCCCGCGCCACTGTCCCTGCAGCTTGCGGCTGATCAAGGTGATTATTTTCGTCCATCAGCTTTGCAAGCACCTGTTGATCCAAACTGCCCCAATTGACGCCAATACGCACAGGTTTATCATAGCGTATGGCCATTTCAATCATGCTGGCGAATTGGCTATCCCGTTTTTGGCCAAATCCTACATTGCCCGGATTTATGCGATATTTCGCCAGTAACCGCGCACATTCTGGATATTCCTCCAGTAAGCGATGGCCGTTATAGTGAAAATCTCCCACAATCGGCACGTGAACATCTTGTTTATGCAGCGACTCCACAATGGCCGCAATGGCGGCGGCAGATTCTTCATTATTCACTGTAACCCGCACAATTTCAGATCCTGCTTTTGCCAATGCAGCTATTTGCTCTACGGTTGCTTCCACATCGGCTGTATCGGTGTTGGTCATAGATTGCACACGAATAGGCGCATCGCCGCCCACGGTAACATCGCCAATAGCAACCTGATAGCTATTTCGCCGGTTTGCGCTCATCGTATCACTCCCGTATTATTTTGCAGCCATGGTAGTGGTTTTTTTGCCGTGGCAGATGGCGCTTGATTAGAAGACTGCGGCGCCGGTTGATAACGTGCCGGACCAGTACTTTGTGAAGCAGGTGCAGTAGTGGATTGCGTCTGCGGTGCATCGTTTTCTTGCGTTGCGGGCATATTCCCACCTGGCACTTCCATGGGCGTTGTCTGCGGCAGTAATGCATCATCTGGCACAATGTCGCCATTTGCTTCATCTGCATTGCCATCGCCCTGCATAGTGCTGTTTACCGGCAACATAGGGTCTATAAACAAATCGTCATTTTCCTGCACCTCGGTTTCTTTTATGATTGGATCAAGCAGGCGCTGCGGTACAGGGGACACCATTTCGTAGTCGCGTGGTGTGGTGGCGTTATAATGTTTATACCAATAATAATAGACTGCCAGCACTGCGCCTAATGCCAGCACTACCAGTAATACGCCGGGCTGATAGCTGCGGCTGGTGGGTTCGGGAGTATAGTAACGGGTTTTTCCAACATATCCCGAGCCCATGCGATCAAACGCTTCGGCAATTTCGTCTTTATTCAACCCCAGATATTCAGCATAATGCTGCAAATAGCCCCGCGCATAGACTTTGCCAGGCATAACATCCAATTTGCCTTCTTCGAGAGCCACCAGATATTTTGCACGAATATTAAGCTGCTGCCCAACATCGCGTATATCGAAACCCAGGCTTTCGCGCACATCTCGCAGATATTCGCCAATATCCTGATAGCTGTTAACTTCTACTTGCATTGCGTTGCCTGTGCATCATTCACTAAATTTCAATATTGTGGTCGCGGGCATAATGCGCCAGTCTTTCACGTACGCTGCGTTCGGGCAAGGTGCATACATGGTCCATAAACCGTGTCAGTTCTTCCATATCCACACTGCGCACCATGGCTTTGACCGGTCCCAGTCCTGATGCTGAAAGTGAGAGTGAACGTATACCCAAGCCTATAAGCGCCATCGCTTCAAGTGGCTTACGCGCCAACTCGCCACAAAAACTCAGCTCTGTATTTGCCGCATCGCATTGTTTAGCAAGATTGCGGAAAATTTGCAACACTACTGGGGACAGCGCATCATAACGATCTGATAGACGAGGATTTCCTCTGTCACTGGCAAACAAAAACTGTATTAAATCGTTGCTTCCAATCGATAGAAAATCAGCACGTTTCGCCAAATCTTCGATCTGCCACAAAATAGAGGGAATTTCTATCATAGCTCCTAGCCGCACTCTGCTAGGCAACGTTTGGCCACGTTGCTTCGCCCGCTCTATTTCGCGGTCAAACAACGCCTTGGCTTCATCAAATTCACTGACTTCTGCAATGAAAGGAAACATAACTTCCAGCTTACGCCCAGCGCCAGCGGCAATCAGGGCGCGGCATTGCCGCCGCAGAATTGAAGGGCGGTCGATGCCAATACGCGTTGCCCGCCACCCCATCGCCGGATTTTCTTCGTCCTGAATATTAAAATAGGGCAAAGGCTTATCGCCGCCCACATCAAAAGTGCGGAACACTACTTTTTTCTGTCCCGCCTGCCGCATGACCTTGGCATAGGTTTTACGCTGAGATTCTACATCAGGAAAATTCACTGCCAACATATACGGCAATTCGGTACGATAGAGGCCGATACCGTCAATATCCCGCTCTTTTACCCGTTTTACATCCACAAATAATCCGGCATTCATATTAAGCGAGATGCGTACGTCGTCCTTTGTTACCGAGGGAAGATCTTTGAGCTTGTCGTAATATTCTGCGCGGGCGCGATATTGCGCCATATGCTCCTGAATGGATTGCTCCACATCATAGGTGGGGCGAATATATATTTCACCATGGTCGCCATCAACAATCATCTGGTCGCCTTCTTGTACCAGATCCATCGCGTTTTTAATTTTTCCCACCACTGGAATATCCATAGCGCGAGCAATAATAATGATATGTGCCGTTGGTGATCCTTCTTGCAGAACCAGCGCTTTCACACGCTTACGGCCATATTCCAGCAACTCCACAGGACCAATGTCTTTTGCCACCACAATAAAATTCTCAGGCAATTTACGGCCATTCTTATCAGCTGTACCGGCCAAATGCTCAAGCAATCTACTCGATAACTCTTCGAGGTCGCGCACACGCTCCCGCAGATATTGGCTGGACACCTGATTCATGCGGGTATGCAACTGATCTTGCACATGTTGCACTGCGGCTTCGGCAGTCAACCCTAAATCTATAGCCTGCACTATACGCTCCATCCAGCCTTTATCATGGGCAAACAAGCGGTATGCCTCAAAAATCTCGCGTTGCGCTTCGCCTTCCTTAAACTGCGCATGGCGGATTAGCTCATCTATCGATGCCTGCAAGCCTTCAATAGCGCTTTCAAGGCGCTTTTTTTCTTCGGTGGGAGATTCAGCTACATAACTGGCGATGGTGACTTTTGGCCGGTGCAATACCGCAATTGCCTGCACCAAGCCCGGAGCAAGCCGGGTGCCAGTAACATGCAGCGATTGCATGCCTTTGCTGCCCGCTTTTTTAACTTCGCTTTGGTCTACCAGCTCATTGGAGCCTACCAGTTCGGCCAAAACCATTACCACAGTTTGCAGCATTTCTATCTGATCGAGGTTATAGTGTTTTGCCTCAAGGCTTTGCACCACAAGCACCCCCACAACCTGCTCACTGCGCAAGATAGGTACGCCTACAAAACTATGATATTTTTCCTCTCCTGTTTCGGGGCGATAGGCAAATTTTGGATGTTTATCTGCGTGGGAAAGATTGAGCGGCTCTGCATTAAGGGCAATTTCTCCGACCAACCCTTCGCCAATCTGCAAGCGGGTGGCGTGTACGGCGCTGGCGTTCAACCCTTCGCTGGCAAATAGCTCTAACACATCACCAGCGCGGAGCAGATAAATAGAGCATACTTCCGATTTAAATTCGCTGGCAATAACCTTTACCAGTTCATCCAGCCGCAATTGCGCCGATTCCGATGCGGCCATCACATCACGGATCTTACGCAAAAACAGCAGTGGTCTGCTGACCACCTTAGGTGAACTTTTTACCCCGTTCATGGATAAATATAGCCTCCACTTCGTCTGTAGGAGTACGTATTATACGCACAGACGTTCATTATTAGCCGCAAGCTCCTTCTTGCGGTTGCGTCATTGCACTGCCGATTCTGGCAGGCTGGCTTAACAGATAATTTTCAGCTTGCGTAGTAAGCTCTTGTATTATTTCTTTCACGGGCTGAATTTTTTTTACCATGCCAACGCTTTGTCCGGCCATAACAGAACCATGCTCCACATCGCCATCGATTACTGCTTTGCGCAAAGCGCCTGCCCAGAAATGTTCAATTTTAAGCTGCGCTTCTTCTTTGGTAATTTCACCGCCACGATATTGAGCGATAATGCGATGCTGGAAATGCGCAAAGTCGTTGGTGGCTTTATTAGTGATTGCCCGTACAGGAATAACAGGAAAATCCGGATCGACCTGTGTTGATGGTATCGCATCACGTGCATGGCTGCGAATGAACAGGTTTTTAAATTTTTCGTGGGCAATGCTTTCCTGTGAACACACAAAACGTGTGCCAAGCTGCACTCCTGCCGCACCCATGGTTAAATAGGTGGCGATTGCTTCGCCGCGCCCAATACCACCCGCAACAAACACAGGCACTTCATGCACATGGGGAAGAATCTCTTGTGCCAGCACTGATGTGGCAACGGGGCCAATATGTCCGCCTGCTTCCATGCCTTCGATAATCAACGCATCCGCTCCGGCGCGTAGCAGTTTTTTTGCAATAACCAAAGCCGGTGCAAAGCAAATAGCTTTGGCACCACCATTTTTAATTGCCGTAATGGCAGAGGATTTTGGCAATCCTCCCGCCAGCACCACATGGCTAACGTTATATTTACAGCAAATATCTATAAGCGCATCCAATTGCGGATGCATCGTTATGAGATTAACACCAAAGGGCTTATTGGTAAGTTTTTTGGTGGCGGCAATTTCAGCGGTAAGCAGCTCGGGCGTCATCGCGCCACATGCAATTACCCCAAACCCACCCGCATTTGAAAGTGCAGAGACCAGATTCCGTTCCGACACCCACGACATAGCTCCGCCCATGATGGCATGTTCGGTACCAAGGAATTCTGTTCCACGTTTGCTTAGGGTCGCTAGATTCA
This genomic window from Alphaproteobacteria bacterium contains:
- the hisS gene encoding histidine--tRNA ligase, whose translation is MSKQLQPVRGTHDLLPEDFRQHRHVAETARNVAECYGYESMMTPIFEFTDVFKRTLGDSSDVVSKETYSFEDRGGESITLRPEFTAGIARAFISHGLKDQVPLKYFYHGPAFRYERPQKGRQRQFHQIGAELLGVPEPSGDVEMIAMAFHVLKSLGLEDKVQLEINTLGDPQSRSNYREALVAYFTEHRHKLSEDSVKRLEANPLRILDSKDEGDRKVIENAPVNSDYFTTEAAEFFASVKEGLATLGISFYLNPRLVRGLDYYCHTVFEFTTEALGAQNTVLAGGRYDALVSIMGGPDTPGCGWAAGVERLTALVEQAVAIRRPIAIIPVGEQAEKHAMIVSQTLRFAGYYVEMAHRGNVAKRMKRANKQNARVALMLGEEELSAQTVTMRDLDNGTQQQVAQQDLVNALAPYRG
- the ispG gene encoding flavodoxin-dependent (E)-4-hydroxy-3-methylbut-2-enyl-diphosphate synthase; translated protein: MSANRRNSYQVAIGDVTVGGDAPIRVQSMTNTDTADVEATVEQIAALAKAGSEIVRVTVNNEESAAAIAAIVESLHKQDVHVPIVGDFHYNGHRLLEEYPECARLLAKYRINPGNVGFGQKRDSQFASMIEMAIRYDKPVRIGVNWGSLDQQVLAKLMDENNHLDQPQAAGTVARDALITSALQSAQMAEAIGLANNKIILSCKVSRVQDLVDVYSRLAAQCAYPLHLGLTEAGMGSKGIVASTAALAILLQQGIGDTIRVSLTPEPNGDRTLEVQVAQEILQTMGLRAFTPLVTSCPGCGRTTSTYFQELADQIQRYLRSSMPRWRQEFEGVESMDVAVMGCIVNGPGESKHANIGISLPGTGESPVAPVFVDGKKTVTLRGDTIADEFEAIIEEYVAQSYARKTEQA
- a CDS encoding helix-turn-helix domain-containing protein; translation: MQVEVNSYQDIGEYLRDVRESLGFDIRDVGQQLNIRAKYLVALEEGKLDVMPGKVYARGYLQHYAEYLGLNKDEIAEAFDRMGSGYVGKTRYYTPEPTSRSYQPGVLLVVLALGAVLAVYYYWYKHYNATTPRDYEMVSPVPQRLLDPIIKETEVQENDDLFIDPMLPVNSTMQGDGNADEANGDIVPDDALLPQTTPMEVPGGNMPATQENDAPQTQSTTAPASQSTGPARYQPAPQSSNQAPSATAKKPLPWLQNNTGVIR
- the ptsP gene encoding phosphoenolpyruvate--protein phosphotransferase, whose product is MNGVKSSPKVVSRPLLFLRKIRDVMAASESAQLRLDELVKVIASEFKSEVCSIYLLRAGDVLELFASEGLNASAVHATRLQIGEGLVGEIALNAEPLNLSHADKHPKFAYRPETGEEKYHSFVGVPILRSEQVVGVLVVQSLEAKHYNLDQIEMLQTVVMVLAELVGSNELVDQSEVKKAGSKGMQSLHVTGTRLAPGLVQAIAVLHRPKVTIASYVAESPTEEKKRLESAIEGLQASIDELIRHAQFKEGEAQREIFEAYRLFAHDKGWMERIVQAIDLGLTAEAAVQHVQDQLHTRMNQVSSQYLRERVRDLEELSSRLLEHLAGTADKNGRKLPENFIVVAKDIGPVELLEYGRKRVKALVLQEGSPTAHIIIIARAMDIPVVGKIKNAMDLVQEGDQMIVDGDHGEIYIRPTYDVEQSIQEHMAQYRARAEYYDKLKDLPSVTKDDVRISLNMNAGLFVDVKRVKERDIDGIGLYRTELPYMLAVNFPDVESQRKTYAKVMRQAGQKKVVFRTFDVGGDKPLPYFNIQDEENPAMGWRATRIGIDRPSILRRQCRALIAAGAGRKLEVMFPFIAEVSEFDEAKALFDREIERAKQRGQTLPSRVRLGAMIEIPSILWQIEDLAKRADFLSIGSNDLIQFLFASDRGNPRLSDRYDALSPVVLQIFRNLAKQCDAANTELSFCGELARKPLEAMALIGLGIRSLSLSASGLGPVKAMVRSVDMEELTRFMDHVCTLPERSVRERLAHYARDHNIEI
- a CDS encoding nitronate monooxygenase, whose translation is MNLATLSKRGTEFLGTEHAIMGGAMSWVSERNLVSALSNAGGFGVIACGAMTPELLTAEIAATKKLTNKPFGVNLITMHPQLDALIDICCKYNVSHVVLAGGLPKSSAITAIKNGGAKAICFAPALVIAKKLLRAGADALIIEGMEAGGHIGPVATSVLAQEILPHVHEVPVFVAGGIGRGEAIATYLTMGAAGVQLGTRFVCSQESIAHEKFKNLFIRSHARDAIPSTQVDPDFPVIPVRAITNKATNDFAHFQHRIIAQYRGGEITKEEAQLKIEHFWAGALRKAVIDGDVEHGSVMAGQSVGMVKKIQPVKEIIQELTTQAENYLLSQPARIGSAMTQPQEGACG